A window of the Enterobacteriaceae bacterium 4M9 genome harbors these coding sequences:
- a CDS encoding aminomethyl transferase family protein, with product MSALNNLHTANNATMGVYNGKTVPSSYNTPDVEYKAVRENALLVDHSHMSIVSVMGDDAWSLVNHLCSADVSIIRDEQGMYSLVLNDDGTVWGDVYVLCTDEGYYVLSENLSAADIIERLNSLLEKADELDIQETPEISAMDSENWGAVLVEGPYAWEVLSEIYGFDIIGLPYHEYMNTDDGLMAFRCGKHGEFGYLLIGEQDKLADVWTQLLECGEKFNLKTGGLDYQKTVRVENPCWEAAIYDGYSRSPVELQMQWAVQYDKEDFVGKEAVEAQSNDGVERKLVGIVPVGDCAGIASNDNVQVNGEDVGVIVKGVYSPACQSWIALALVDSEYAYSDIAGFDIQTGSGTVAAKTHNVPFLYNFSMLVNPTEHSYIDASKPKSAL from the coding sequence ATGAGCGCGCTTAATAACTTACATACAGCAAATAACGCAACGATGGGCGTCTACAACGGTAAGACCGTCCCGTCTTCTTACAACACCCCGGACGTTGAATACAAAGCCGTGCGTGAAAACGCGCTGCTGGTCGACCACTCCCATATGTCCATTGTGAGCGTGATGGGCGATGACGCCTGGTCGCTGGTGAACCACCTGTGCTCCGCCGATGTGTCCATCATCCGTGACGAGCAGGGCATGTACTCACTGGTGCTCAACGACGATGGCACAGTCTGGGGCGATGTGTACGTCCTGTGCACCGACGAAGGCTACTACGTCCTGTCTGAAAACCTGTCTGCTGCGGACATCATTGAGCGTCTGAACAGCCTGCTGGAAAAAGCCGACGAGCTGGATATCCAGGAAACGCCGGAAATCAGCGCGATGGACAGCGAAAACTGGGGCGCGGTGCTGGTTGAAGGCCCGTACGCCTGGGAAGTACTGTCTGAAATTTACGGCTTTGACATCATCGGCCTGCCTTACCACGAATACATGAACACCGACGACGGCCTGATGGCGTTTCGTTGCGGCAAGCACGGCGAGTTCGGCTATCTGCTTATCGGTGAGCAGGACAAGCTGGCCGACGTCTGGACACAGCTGCTTGAGTGCGGCGAGAAGTTCAATCTCAAAACCGGTGGTCTTGATTACCAGAAAACCGTGCGTGTGGAAAACCCGTGCTGGGAAGCGGCGATTTATGATGGTTACTCCCGCAGCCCGGTTGAGTTACAGATGCAGTGGGCCGTGCAGTACGACAAAGAAGATTTTGTCGGTAAAGAGGCGGTAGAAGCGCAGTCAAATGACGGCGTTGAGCGCAAGCTGGTCGGCATTGTACCGGTTGGCGACTGTGCCGGGATTGCCTCTAACGACAACGTCCAGGTGAATGGCGAAGACGTGGGCGTGATTGTCAAAGGCGTCTACTCCCCGGCGTGCCAGTCCTGGATTGCGCTGGCGTTGGTCGATAGCGAATACGCGTATTCCGATATCGCAGGCTTTGACATCCAGACCGGCAGCGGCACGGTGGCGGCAAAAACCCACAACGTCCCGTTCCTGTATAACTTCAGTATGCTGGTGAACCCGACTGAACACAGCTATATCGACGCCTCCAAACCGAAGAGCGCGCTGTAA
- a CDS encoding beta-ketoacyl-ACP synthase translates to MKTNRKRVVITGMGILSSLADNIDGFKQALLNKTCGVTDSKRFSQWFDNARAAEVLHDIDYSAIPADIVESLDNAALWAYKVSKDALIQAGLNNNKDRLTETGMIVGVSSAGTEAFLPLFEQRIADFSLKKAMYSGGFASCCSSVSTLLGLKGGVELVATACTASPNAVGMAFDYIQNGKSKTMLAVGTEPIYLPTFAGFYALNVMHEDSCTPYSGHSGMSIGEGAGAVVLEEYEHAVARGATIYGEILSYATSCDAYHETGPDPRASGAVQVMTKAMQNAGVTPEQIDYVNMHGTGTEANDRIETLAVKKVFPNAPEIPVSSTKSFFGHNIGAAGIVELIACLVTLPEKKLLPTLKFDVPRPNCDLDYVPNEFREKDVNVFMKNNYAFGGNNCSMVISMKPGTVAQSAYEPKRVAISGLGAVSAVGHTLNEILEHVWAENAQPVELGSVSFFDDTLEEAHELLDTLTKTGQFTDLLGEDYSITDKALPENEANFKTFQVMNLEPRKHLRRFDPRKATRGGTFALIALAEALNGAKRKIKKDGDELGMVMGMSRGPQETTYKYLQSLKPDPRKVRTSEFPGSLMNSIATFCGISEGIKGYTTTLATGENAALGALTYGYEIVRQQLQPQVLVGGADEYFPSMSLYMDAVTQKIHMTSDASEYQIYGENPKGFVPGEGACMMLLEDLDAACARGVDVQAEIVGYGKSNSNSYFDANALEEKADAMALAITRALTDAGLTAKDIDLVCGTSNGAQASSTVELNAIYQAFSQGNPQVPVVNYNAYFGFVESSAGLMNLAVLVDCLKKQAVPAIPFTGAFCDTRINFVREPLKVALRNVLLVGATEGGNYYAFVIKG, encoded by the coding sequence ATGAAGACGAACAGGAAAAGAGTTGTCATTACCGGAATGGGGATACTGTCTTCCCTGGCCGATAACATTGACGGCTTCAAACAGGCGCTGCTCAATAAAACCTGCGGTGTAACCGACAGCAAGCGTTTCTCACAGTGGTTTGATAACGCCCGTGCCGCAGAAGTGCTGCACGACATTGATTACTCAGCTATTCCCGCCGACATTGTCGAGTCACTCGATAATGCCGCGCTGTGGGCGTATAAAGTCAGTAAAGATGCGCTGATTCAGGCAGGCCTTAATAACAATAAAGACCGTCTGACTGAAACAGGCATGATTGTTGGCGTATCGTCTGCGGGCACTGAAGCCTTCCTGCCGCTGTTTGAACAGCGCATTGCGGATTTCTCCCTGAAAAAAGCCATGTATTCCGGCGGCTTTGCCTCCTGCTGCTCCAGCGTGTCTACGCTGCTGGGCCTCAAGGGCGGCGTTGAGCTGGTTGCTACTGCCTGTACCGCCAGCCCCAACGCGGTCGGTATGGCGTTTGACTACATCCAGAACGGCAAAAGCAAAACCATGCTGGCGGTAGGCACCGAGCCTATCTATCTGCCGACCTTTGCGGGCTTCTACGCGCTCAACGTCATGCACGAAGACTCCTGTACGCCGTACTCCGGCCATTCCGGCATGTCTATCGGTGAAGGCGCGGGCGCGGTGGTGCTCGAAGAGTACGAGCACGCGGTAGCTCGCGGTGCCACCATTTACGGTGAAATTCTCTCTTACGCCACGTCGTGTGATGCTTACCACGAAACCGGGCCAGACCCGCGCGCCAGCGGTGCAGTACAGGTCATGACCAAAGCGATGCAGAACGCAGGCGTCACGCCGGAGCAGATTGACTACGTCAACATGCACGGTACCGGTACTGAAGCCAATGACCGCATTGAAACACTGGCAGTTAAAAAAGTGTTTCCGAATGCGCCGGAAATACCGGTTAGCTCTACCAAATCGTTCTTTGGCCACAACATCGGGGCCGCGGGTATCGTCGAGCTGATTGCCTGCCTGGTAACACTGCCTGAGAAGAAACTGCTGCCGACGCTGAAGTTTGATGTGCCGCGTCCGAACTGCGATCTGGACTACGTACCGAATGAGTTCAGAGAGAAAGACGTCAACGTCTTCATGAAAAACAACTATGCCTTTGGCGGCAACAACTGCTCCATGGTTATCAGCATGAAGCCGGGCACGGTGGCGCAGTCGGCCTACGAGCCAAAGCGCGTAGCCATTTCAGGCCTCGGTGCGGTGTCGGCAGTGGGCCATACGCTGAACGAGATTCTTGAGCATGTGTGGGCTGAAAACGCGCAGCCGGTGGAACTGGGTTCGGTATCGTTCTTTGACGATACGCTGGAAGAAGCCCACGAACTGCTGGATACGCTCACCAAAACCGGCCAGTTCACCGACCTGCTCGGTGAGGACTATTCCATTACTGACAAGGCACTGCCGGAAAACGAAGCCAACTTCAAAACCTTCCAGGTGATGAACCTGGAGCCGCGTAAGCACCTGCGCCGTTTTGACCCGCGTAAAGCGACGCGCGGCGGCACCTTTGCGCTGATTGCCCTGGCTGAAGCGCTCAACGGCGCGAAGCGTAAAATTAAAAAGGATGGCGACGAGTTGGGTATGGTGATGGGGATGTCCCGCGGCCCGCAGGAAACCACCTACAAATACCTGCAAAGCCTTAAGCCGGACCCGCGCAAAGTGCGCACTTCTGAGTTCCCTGGCTCGCTCATGAACTCCATTGCCACCTTCTGCGGTATTTCAGAAGGCATCAAGGGCTACACCACGACGCTTGCGACCGGTGAAAACGCCGCGCTCGGTGCGCTGACCTACGGTTACGAAATCGTGCGCCAGCAGCTTCAGCCGCAGGTGCTGGTGGGCGGTGCCGATGAGTACTTCCCGTCAATGTCGCTGTATATGGATGCGGTCACGCAGAAAATCCACATGACCTCTGACGCCAGCGAGTACCAGATTTACGGCGAGAACCCGAAAGGCTTCGTGCCGGGTGAAGGTGCCTGCATGATGCTGCTCGAAGACCTGGACGCGGCGTGCGCTCGCGGTGTGGACGTGCAGGCGGAAATCGTCGGTTACGGCAAGTCCAACAGCAACAGCTACTTTGATGCAAACGCACTGGAAGAAAAAGCTGATGCAATGGCGCTGGCCATAACGCGTGCGCTGACCGATGCCGGGCTGACGGCAAAAGACATCGACCTTGTCTGTGGCACCAGCAACGGCGCGCAGGCCAGTTCGACGGTAGAACTCAACGCGATTTACCAGGCGTTCAGCCAGGGGAATCCGCAGGTGCCGGTGGTGAACTACAACGCGTACTTCGGCTTTGTGGAGTCGTCAGCGGGCCTGATGAACCTTGCGGTGCTGGTGGACTGCCTGAAGAAGCAGGCCGTACCGGCGATTCCGTTTACCGGGGCGTTCTGCGATACGCGTATTAACTTCGTGCGTGAGCCGCTGAAAGTCGCGCTCAGAAACGTGCTGCTGGTAGGCGCAACCGAAGGCGGCAACTACTACGCATTTGTTATTAAGGGTTGA
- a CDS encoding beta-ketoacyl synthase translates to MGNATIISGYSVRLAFAEDDEALIDNLKQGLGVKKTYWFESDAAAIRCGLKENKFAARVPVDSDGVFDVVCGLVGRALEQAMLDEHCLSGDNVRVYLTGLGPRVDVIDYAAFYDHNDIEDVTLTKSVQGLHVSKMSQDKLASAIAKRFALKYLPPNMHCTSNSSLSAVHLGCQAISNGGVDLVLVINCSQIKTQDMYFLESQSMLDGDIVQPFGEGSKSVLFAEGFSALLLESERHREARQVKGGIALTSTYLQISAGRSNDAAQLSASLLKVMNKALEKAEVTCDELCAIIPHANGSQDSDKAEAQAILSLLGEQVVPVLAYKGQIGYTPTGSGVVDVIIGHHTLRHKELLSPTSAVAIRDNIAAHVLLNQGVVKHDKKHLLKVGLGVDGSIIGMVMSERDAG, encoded by the coding sequence GTGGGCAACGCGACAATTATCTCTGGCTACAGCGTGCGCCTGGCGTTTGCAGAAGACGATGAGGCGTTAATTGACAACCTTAAGCAGGGTCTGGGCGTCAAGAAAACGTACTGGTTTGAATCTGACGCGGCGGCTATTCGGTGCGGATTAAAAGAGAACAAATTCGCAGCCAGAGTGCCGGTTGACAGCGACGGCGTGTTTGATGTGGTTTGTGGGTTGGTTGGTCGCGCCCTTGAGCAGGCAATGCTGGATGAGCATTGCCTGTCCGGGGACAACGTTCGCGTCTATCTCACCGGGCTGGGGCCGCGTGTTGACGTTATCGATTATGCGGCGTTTTACGACCACAACGATATTGAAGACGTGACGCTGACGAAGTCAGTGCAGGGGCTGCATGTCTCGAAAATGTCACAGGACAAGCTGGCCTCAGCCATTGCAAAGCGTTTTGCCCTGAAATACCTGCCGCCCAATATGCACTGCACCAGCAACTCATCGCTGTCGGCGGTTCATCTTGGGTGCCAGGCCATCAGTAACGGCGGCGTGGACCTGGTGCTGGTCATTAACTGCTCGCAGATTAAAACCCAGGACATGTATTTCCTTGAAAGCCAGTCGATGCTTGATGGCGATATTGTGCAGCCCTTCGGTGAAGGGAGTAAAAGCGTGCTGTTTGCCGAAGGGTTCAGCGCGCTGCTGCTGGAAAGCGAACGCCACCGCGAAGCGCGCCAGGTGAAGGGCGGCATTGCGCTCACCTCCACCTATCTGCAAATCAGCGCCGGGCGCAGTAATGACGCAGCACAACTTAGCGCCAGCTTACTCAAAGTGATGAATAAGGCACTTGAGAAAGCCGAGGTCACCTGTGATGAGCTGTGCGCCATTATTCCCCACGCCAACGGGTCGCAGGACAGCGATAAGGCCGAGGCGCAGGCTATTCTCTCGCTGCTGGGCGAGCAGGTGGTGCCGGTGCTGGCCTACAAAGGCCAGATTGGCTATACCCCCACCGGCTCAGGCGTGGTTGATGTCATTATTGGTCATCATACGTTGCGCCATAAGGAACTGCTGTCGCCCACCAGCGCCGTGGCAATAAGGGACAATATTGCGGCGCATGTGCTGCTCAATCAGGGCGTGGTAAAGCACGATAAAAAACACCTTTTAAAAGTGGGTCTGGGCGTTGATGGCTCCATCATTGGCATGGTGATGTCTGAACGCGACGCCGGTTAA
- a CDS encoding ATP-binding protein, which translates to MYLSSFSIIEPQESVYLFYPGWLNVWESHMYNRSLKSTGAHGWGFKRFGTTKDIYAREMIRTPHYKKYIDAMDQVCDNALQQMSAKERMQLMKARTAFIYVDSWGESGPFEEISSALHTAMIDTLPKNLVKKFSIKDFTCKIRGEKQALTQAMKVAQDYLDWDIFDFVVICAAYRAVPVLAMSEEDIQTDKKARSKEKDIRLNLCVERVGCFIFSNRESALKVNCGHYVTPQSDAELQRGLLAQDADINLLAYAGLRKSEPVRALLASKPGEDPRAISLVDRYGASGCLSPALGWIYLEQQAQSGAHGKMRTVVPDNFGGYTWFDTAY; encoded by the coding sequence ATGTATTTATCGTCATTTTCCATTATTGAGCCGCAGGAAAGCGTGTATTTGTTTTATCCTGGCTGGCTGAACGTCTGGGAATCTCACATGTATAACCGGTCGTTAAAATCGACCGGTGCACACGGCTGGGGTTTTAAGCGTTTTGGCACGACGAAAGATATTTACGCCAGAGAAATGATCCGCACCCCGCATTACAAAAAATATATCGATGCGATGGATCAGGTGTGTGACAACGCCTTGCAGCAGATGAGCGCCAAAGAGCGTATGCAGCTGATGAAAGCGCGCACGGCGTTTATTTACGTTGATTCCTGGGGAGAGTCCGGCCCGTTTGAAGAGATCTCCAGCGCCTTACACACCGCGATGATTGATACGCTGCCAAAAAACCTGGTGAAGAAATTCTCGATAAAAGATTTCACCTGCAAAATCCGCGGCGAAAAACAGGCGCTGACGCAGGCGATGAAGGTCGCTCAGGATTATCTCGACTGGGATATTTTTGATTTTGTGGTGATTTGCGCGGCCTACCGCGCGGTGCCGGTGCTGGCGATGTCTGAAGAAGACATACAAACCGATAAGAAAGCGCGCAGCAAAGAAAAAGACATCCGGCTTAACCTCTGCGTTGAGCGCGTGGGCTGTTTTATTTTCAGTAACCGCGAAAGCGCGCTGAAAGTGAACTGCGGTCATTACGTTACGCCGCAAAGTGACGCGGAACTCCAGCGCGGGCTGCTGGCCCAGGATGCGGATATTAACCTGCTTGCGTACGCCGGGCTGCGTAAGAGCGAGCCCGTGCGGGCGCTGCTTGCCAGTAAACCGGGCGAAGATCCGCGGGCTATCAGCCTGGTGGACCGCTACGGTGCCAGCGGCTGTCTGTCGCCTGCGCTGGGCTGGATTTATCTGGAGCAGCAGGCTCAGAGCGGGGCGCACGGCAAGATGCGTACCGTCGTGCCCGACAATTTTGGTGGCTACACCTGGTTTGATACCGCGTATTAA
- a CDS encoding ABC transporter ATP-binding protein, whose amino-acid sequence MANSIKELPAILLIDIYKSYGQGESKVDALKNINLDIAKGEFLALCGPSGSGKSTLLNILSGIDKPSAGAAIFLNKALNDLNEDQLSFVRSRHLGFIFQFFNLIPVLSALDNVYYPLVLNGNYGVKEARERALHYLDSVGIGNLAGRKPGQLSGGQQQRVAIARALAHEPQVVVADEPTGNLDLATGEAILDLLMKINEETKTTFIVSTHSTQLKDRARRVIEIKDGELVYDSAQ is encoded by the coding sequence ATGGCAAACAGCATTAAGGAACTGCCGGCAATCCTGTTGATTGATATTTATAAAAGCTACGGGCAAGGCGAAAGTAAAGTCGATGCCCTGAAGAATATCAATCTCGATATTGCAAAAGGAGAATTTCTGGCCCTGTGCGGCCCGTCTGGCAGCGGGAAAAGTACGCTGCTGAATATTCTTTCCGGCATTGATAAACCCAGTGCCGGCGCGGCAATTTTTCTTAATAAGGCGCTCAACGACCTTAATGAAGACCAGCTTTCTTTCGTCAGAAGCCGGCATCTTGGTTTTATTTTTCAGTTTTTCAACCTGATTCCGGTGCTTAGTGCGCTCGATAACGTCTATTACCCGCTGGTGTTAAACGGTAACTATGGCGTGAAAGAGGCCCGCGAGCGGGCGCTGCACTATCTGGACAGCGTCGGCATCGGCAATCTTGCCGGGCGCAAGCCGGGGCAGCTTTCCGGCGGGCAGCAGCAGCGCGTGGCGATTGCCAGGGCGCTGGCGCACGAGCCGCAGGTGGTAGTGGCCGATGAGCCGACTGGTAACCTGGATCTCGCCACCGGCGAAGCCATTTTGGATCTGCTGATGAAAATTAACGAGGAAACCAAAACCACGTTTATTGTCTCGACGCACTCCACACAGCTTAAGGACCGGGCGCGACGCGTTATTGAAATCAAGGATGGGGAGTTGGTGTATGACTCTGCTCAATAA
- a CDS encoding ABC transporter permease has product MNGMIISGLAIALIVGFVLWCALYKVQDIKFAFLNLFRHKRRSFSTIAAIMLGGVSIFLYGGFIDYSFWILKEQTVRTNIGHVQIYNQTYFDTSNKSKSIIDNYEALKADILADRELAPYISTISGQLEFTGVISQYENETSSYFSALGVEPLPALKLGSFDKLISGSDLSRIRHDEVTLGSGLAKTLNARYGDWLDVLVVNTQGGQGALSLKLRGIFESGIKDYDDVAMKIPLQTAQRMMDTNGVSKFVILLKNDADLPVFSAKLEKFIADKKLALIVKDWKSLSLFYQQVEGLLSGIYFFIKVIVALIVIFMISNSMTMNIVERTREITTLRAIGLRPAHITKLFLLEGIFIGAIGAAGSLLIGFALAGMINLNGIAMPPSPGQTQGYTAFIKTDNIELIWITLVLPVLTAALASILPARRAAKLNISDAFKFV; this is encoded by the coding sequence TTGAATGGAATGATAATAAGCGGCCTGGCTATTGCGCTGATTGTGGGGTTTGTACTCTGGTGCGCGCTGTACAAGGTACAGGATATTAAATTTGCCTTCCTGAATTTATTTCGCCATAAGCGACGCTCCTTTTCGACCATTGCTGCCATTATGCTGGGCGGGGTGTCGATTTTCCTTTACGGCGGCTTTATTGATTACTCGTTCTGGATTTTAAAAGAGCAGACCGTCAGAACCAACATCGGTCACGTGCAAATTTATAACCAGACGTATTTTGACACCTCCAATAAAAGCAAAAGCATTATTGATAATTATGAGGCGTTGAAGGCCGATATTCTCGCTGACCGCGAACTGGCGCCCTATATCTCCACCATTTCCGGGCAGCTTGAATTTACCGGTGTGATTTCACAGTACGAAAACGAAACTTCCAGCTATTTCTCGGCGCTGGGGGTGGAGCCACTGCCTGCACTGAAGCTCGGTTCGTTCGATAAACTCATTTCCGGCAGCGACCTCTCGCGCATCAGGCATGACGAAGTCACGCTCGGCAGTGGGCTTGCGAAGACCCTCAACGCCCGCTACGGCGACTGGCTGGATGTGCTGGTGGTCAACACCCAGGGCGGCCAGGGCGCACTGTCGCTCAAATTGCGCGGGATTTTTGAGTCCGGCATTAAAGATTATGACGATGTGGCGATGAAAATCCCGCTGCAGACGGCGCAGCGCATGATGGACACCAACGGCGTGAGCAAATTCGTGATTCTGCTGAAAAACGACGCCGATTTGCCGGTATTTAGCGCGAAACTGGAGAAGTTCATTGCCGATAAAAAGCTGGCGCTGATAGTGAAAGACTGGAAGTCGCTGTCGCTGTTTTATCAGCAGGTTGAAGGGCTGCTGTCGGGCATTTATTTCTTCATCAAAGTCATTGTTGCGCTGATTGTTATCTTCATGATTAGCAACTCCATGACCATGAATATCGTCGAGCGTACCCGCGAAATTACCACGCTGCGTGCGATTGGCCTGCGACCGGCGCACATTACCAAGCTGTTTTTGCTGGAAGGGATTTTTATTGGCGCCATTGGCGCGGCGGGCAGCCTGCTTATTGGCTTCGCTCTGGCGGGCATGATTAACCTCAACGGCATCGCGATGCCGCCATCGCCGGGGCAAACCCAGGGTTATACCGCGTTTATTAAGACGGACAATATTGAGCTTATCTGGATAACGCTGGTCCTGCCGGTGTTGACGGCGGCGCTGGCATCTATTTTGCCTGCAAGACGCGCAGCGAAGCTCAATATTTCGGATGCCTTTAAATTTGTATAA
- a CDS encoding outer membrane lipoprotein-sorting protein produces the protein MKVRALVCLFPLLFIVPASAAAQTVTAQEIISRADDVRSPNKPFRYTVTVLEYKSGAQEPTNKQVLDISMRFLKPENGVQADARSLARFVYPARDKGKVMLSDWYDLWFYTPDLRRPIPISRSQRLLGQISNGDVIVTNFEYAYNATLQGEEACGQNTCYKLTLERKSPQVTYPKVGYLVEKGSYRPFKASYYSLDDKLIKEVTYHDFTPLLGKERPSRIVVADARHGSGYTVMEYSDVRLETLPLSYFTKEYIQRGGN, from the coding sequence ATGAAAGTACGTGCACTGGTCTGTCTTTTTCCTTTGCTGTTTATTGTGCCTGCCAGCGCAGCGGCTCAGACGGTAACCGCGCAGGAAATTATTAGCCGGGCAGACGACGTTCGTTCGCCGAATAAACCGTTTCGCTACACCGTGACCGTGCTGGAATATAAATCCGGGGCGCAGGAGCCGACCAACAAGCAGGTGCTGGATATCTCCATGCGCTTTCTTAAGCCCGAAAACGGCGTGCAGGCCGATGCACGTTCGCTCGCCCGCTTTGTCTATCCTGCGCGCGATAAGGGCAAAGTCATGCTGTCTGACTGGTATGACTTATGGTTTTACACGCCGGATTTGCGCCGCCCGATTCCCATTTCTCGCTCACAGCGTTTGCTCGGGCAGATTTCCAACGGCGATGTGATTGTCACCAACTTTGAATATGCCTATAACGCCACGCTACAGGGCGAAGAGGCGTGCGGCCAGAACACCTGTTATAAGCTCACGCTTGAGCGCAAGTCGCCGCAGGTGACTTATCCGAAGGTGGGTTATCTGGTTGAAAAGGGCAGCTATCGGCCATTTAAAGCCTCGTATTATTCGCTGGACGATAAGCTGATTAAAGAAGTGACCTATCACGACTTTACGCCGCTGCTCGGTAAAGAGAGACCGTCGCGCATTGTGGTGGCGGATGCGCGCCACGGTAGCGGCTATACGGTGATGGAATACAGCGACGTCAGGCTGGAGACGCTACCGCTGTCTTACTTTACCAAGGAATATATTCAGCGGGGTGGAAATTGA
- a CDS encoding ACP S-malonyltransferase: MDINQATSVAFLFAGQGNPTIGMGADLWDINDETKKIWDCASDISGADIRRICLKGPMNKLVQTTNQQVAVTAINATLFTLCKDKLDGLHVAGSCGHSVGEYAALYAAGAVTLDDLFRMIHFRSRLMDELSKVNKGAMQAVKGIDYAQMAALIAETGLEVDISCDNSRRQQVIGGTAAALREMSEVLVAKGFETTKLGVSGAWHTRLMTDGVQQMRDFLANITIQPTQHDVLMNVTGKPASGAQEIRENLSLHLTHTVKWTDSMERFLSQTSPLAFVEVSNKAYLGHMLNDFDGFSPEMALHCRKM, from the coding sequence ATGGATATTAATCAAGCAACATCCGTCGCATTTTTGTTTGCCGGGCAGGGCAATCCCACCATCGGGATGGGCGCTGACCTGTGGGATATCAACGACGAAACTAAAAAAATCTGGGATTGCGCCAGCGATATTTCTGGTGCCGATATTCGCCGGATTTGCCTGAAAGGGCCAATGAACAAGCTGGTACAGACCACCAACCAGCAGGTGGCGGTCACGGCGATTAACGCCACGCTGTTCACCTTGTGCAAAGACAAACTGGACGGGCTGCACGTGGCTGGCTCCTGCGGGCACAGCGTGGGTGAATATGCTGCGCTGTACGCGGCGGGTGCGGTAACGCTCGATGACCTGTTTCGTATGATTCACTTCCGCTCGCGGCTGATGGACGAACTGAGCAAGGTGAACAAAGGCGCGATGCAGGCGGTGAAAGGCATTGATTATGCGCAGATGGCCGCGCTGATTGCCGAGACCGGCCTTGAGGTGGATATCAGCTGCGACAACAGTCGTCGCCAGCAGGTGATTGGTGGCACGGCGGCAGCGCTGCGTGAGATGAGCGAAGTGCTGGTGGCGAAAGGCTTCGAAACCACCAAACTGGGGGTGAGCGGTGCCTGGCATACGCGTCTGATGACCGACGGCGTACAACAGATGCGCGATTTCCTGGCCAACATCACGATTCAACCGACGCAGCATGATGTGTTGATGAACGTGACCGGCAAGCCAGCCTCGGGCGCGCAGGAGATAAGAGAGAACCTGTCGCTGCATTTGACCCATACGGTGAAATGGACGGACTCGATGGAGCGCTTTTTAAGCCAGACTTCGCCGTTAGCCTTTGTTGAAGTAAGCAACAAAGCTTATCTGGGGCATATGCTCAATGACTTCGACGGTTTTTCGCCGGAAATGGCCCTGCATTGCAGGAAAATGTAA
- a CDS encoding DUF1795 domain-containing protein, whose translation MAQTCVCPEGTLYLPEGARAQTVNVVLFEGGQNITISRDRIAPGASLEDYVTAQMDILRSKFNAFNLVEQSAYLGDCPFPQAMKVRFSFPAAPGVTAWQYLLLAQKDAQNAIVFSALYASEQVMHNESHRVDYCLGHFKLQ comes from the coding sequence ATGGCACAAACCTGTGTTTGTCCGGAAGGAACGCTTTACCTGCCAGAAGGCGCGCGTGCGCAAACGGTTAATGTGGTGCTGTTTGAAGGTGGGCAAAATATTACCATTAGCCGCGACCGCATTGCGCCTGGTGCCAGTCTGGAAGACTACGTGACGGCACAAATGGACATCCTGCGCTCGAAGTTCAACGCGTTTAACCTGGTGGAGCAGAGTGCTTATCTCGGTGACTGCCCGTTCCCGCAGGCGATGAAAGTCAGGTTCAGCTTCCCGGCGGCACCGGGCGTGACGGCATGGCAATATTTGCTGCTGGCACAAAAAGATGCGCAGAACGCCATTGTGTTCTCCGCGCTCTACGCCAGTGAGCAGGTGATGCACAACGAAAGCCACCGCGTTGACTACTGCCTGGGTCACTTCAAACTCCAGTAG